Part of the Athene noctua chromosome 35, bAthNoc1.hap1.1, whole genome shotgun sequence genome is shown below.
tgttggtgtgtgcatgtgtgtttgtcagtgtgtctctgtgtgtccacgtgtgtccgtgtgtgtccgtgtgttggtgtgtccgtgtgtgtctgctggcatgtatgtgtgtgtgtatgttggggggtgtgtctgtgtgtgtgtcagtgtgtcggtgtgtgtgtgcccgtgtgcCCGTGTGCCCGTGTGCCCGTGTGTCCGTGTGCCCGTGTGTCCGTGTGCCCGTGTGcccgtgtgtctgtgtgtgcgtggcCGGGTGCGTGTCTGGGGTGCGTGCGTGCGGCCGGGACGGGCTGTTCCTGTCCCTGGCGCGGTgcccgggggccgcggccgggggacatggagcgggggggggggaacccaccGAGGGGGCGTGCCCACGCTAATGCATGAGGATGTATGCTAATGTATGAAAATGAGGGGCCAGCCCACACGTGCGCTGGCAGCTCCCGCCCGGGACAGGCTGcccaacccccctcccccccccctccccacctgtGGCggcactgggagaactgggaggaactggacgGGGACCAGTATCAGGCTCCGACTGGGACCAGAGCTAAACACTAACTGGGACCAGAACCGGGCACTGACTGGGACCAGAGCTAAACACTAACTGGGACCAGAACCGAGCTCTAACTGGGACCAGAACCGGGCACTGACTGGGACCAGAACCGGGCACTGACTGGGACCAGAACCGGGCACTGACTGGGACTAAAATAAGCTCTAACTGGGACCGGAACCAAACTCTAACGGACCAGTATGAGCTCTAACTGGGACCAGAACCAAGCTCCAACTGGGACCAGAACCATCTCTAACTGGGATCAGAACCATACACACGTGGGTCCCCTCACCGGGGCGAGGGGCACCGCAGGTCCTCGCACACACGTGTGCACCGGGTGGGAAATCCAGTGTCCCACCCCCCCCCATTTCTTGGGCTGGCACGGGCCTCGCACGAGGAGGCACGAGGACACACAAGGCTCACACACGGCTCACATGCAGTTTGCACAAGGACAGCACGCAGCTCGCACACCCCTGCACGAGGCTCGCACAAGGCGCACATGAGGCTCACATAGGGACGCACAAGGAGGCACACGGAGGCATGAGGCTCACACAAGGCTCACACGAGGCTCACACGGGGACACACGAGGAGGCACAAGGATGCATGAGGCTCACACGAGGCTCACACTGGGACACGCAAGGCTCATATGGGACATGCGAGGCTCACGCTAGACACACGAGGAGGCACAAAAACACACGAGGCTCACACGAGGCTCACACAGGACACACGAGGTTCACACGAGGCTCACACGGGGACACATGAGGCTCACACGGGGCTCACACGGGGACACACGAGGCTCACACGAGGCTCACACGAGGCTCGTGCATGAGGCCGCGTCCCAGCCTCGTGCCGACACGTGGGGtgcacagggacacccccccagcTCGCACGAGGACACTCACAAGCACCCACAGCTGCCcctcccccaaccccccccactCATTAGTGGGTGTCACACGCCCCCCCCCAAATGGCCGGATcctgcccccgccccccaacaaccacccccgggaccccccttTGGAGGGGCCGGCGCCCCCCAGGGGACCgcgccctgccccccccccccgccccaagggaaggggccggatcctgccccctccccccaacaaccacccccgggacccccccagggtCTGACTCCGCTtcacccccccgggacccccctctGCAGGAGAGGGGGGGGGGATCCTgaaccacacccccccccgggggcccgatcctgccccctCCGCGGGGTCCCTGCCACGGGACCGCCCCCCCCCCTGCTGCCAGGACAccgggtgctgcccccccccgcgcccgggggcccgatcctgccccggTACCTCGCCCCGGGCCGCCCGTccatggccgccgccgccgccgccgccctctgcGCGCCCGCACCCACCGCGCCGAGCCCCCTCCCCGGACACGCCCCCTCCCCCCGGACACGCCCCCCTCGGGACACGCCCCCTCCATTGGCCGCCGGCCAACGCCCCCCGCCCTGGCCACGCCCCCCACCGGCCCTTTAACCCCGCCCCTGGACCGCCGCCAagcgcccccgcgccccccccagcGCGGGCCCCTAAGCCCcgcccacacaccccccctcctctCTGGCCACGCCCTGTCCCCGCCCCCTCCTGGCTCCCAGCCAGGAAAAAACCGTTCCCAGACATACGCCACGCCCTCTACGGCTAGGCCACGCCCCCCCACCGCGGGCAGCCGAGCCCCGCCCCTTCCCGAGGGCACTCCAGGGGGGGGttccctgccccccgcccccctgaacccccagacccccccccacacaccccccctggccagcgccgggggggccccgggacCGCCACAACCGctgccggggggcgggggggcccccccgcacccccgaaCCCCCCCGGAGACCCCCCCGACCCCTCCGTGGCCGTTTCCAggcccctcacacccccccccccccccccaacagctgtttccaggcccccccccccactcccccgtATCCTGCCGCCGTGGCCGCCCCTTGGCCACGCCCTTTGTCTTTTCCCCGCCCCTTTTTCCCGCCGCGCGCTCCCCGCCTCTCTCCGCCTCCCCGCGCATGCGTATTGGCGGCGGCGCCGTGACCCGGAAGTGGAGTCGCGGCGGCGCCGTGACCCGGAAGTGGGACGTGAGGGCGGCGCGCGCGAGCGGAGACGCGGGACCGGACCGGAGCGGAGCCGCCATGTGAGGAGGGGCctggcccggggcggggggggatcaAGGGTCGGAGGATTTGGGGGAGGGCTGCGCCGCTCTCCCGTCCCGCTCTCGCtgcccccgcgctgccccgggaCCCCGGTTCGCGCCCCCAAGGGCCCATCCCGGAGGCTCCGgtgcttccccccccctcccccgcccggtGTTCCTTGAGTCCCGGCTCCTCGTCCCGGGTGTCTCCAGGCTCTCTCGAGTCCCCGGCTCTGGTCTCCCCAGGCATCCGCTGTGGCCCCGGGCACCCCCGCTTCCCCGGCCCGGTGTCCCCGGCCAGCCTCGGTGTCCCTGGACACCCCCAATCCCCCCAcagtgtccctggtgtcccctgtcacccccaattcccccccacaGTGTCCCTGGTGTCCTCTGtcacccccaattcccccccacagtgtccccggtgtcccctgtcacccccaattcccccccacagtgtccctggtgtcccctgtcacccccaatccccccccacagtgtccccggtgtcccctgtcacccccaattcccccccacaGTGTCCCTGGTGTCCTCTGtcacccccaattcccccccacagtgtccccggtgtcccctgtcacccccaattcccccccacaGTGTCCCTGGTGTCCTCTGtcacccccaattcccccccacagtgtccccggtgtcccctgtcacccccaatccccccccacaCTGTCCCTGGTGTCCTCTGTCACCTCCAATTCCCCCTCGcagtgtccctggtgtcccctgtCACCCCCGATTCTCCCCAcactgtccctggtgtcccctgtCACCCCCAATCCTCCCCAcactgtccctggtgtcccctgtCACCCCCAATTCCCCCTCAcactgtccctggtgtcccctgtCACCCCCAATTCCCCCTCAcactgtccctggtgtcccctgtCACCCCCAATTCCCCCTCAcactgtccctggtgtcccctgtCACCCTTGGTTCCCCATCCTGGTGTCCCCAGGcgctcccagccccccccagccctgccgtgTCCCCTCATTGTCCCCACGCAGGAGCCTCCTGAACAAGCCCAAGAGCGAGATGACGCCGGAGGAGCTGCAgaagcgggaggaggaggagttcaACACGGGGCCGCTCTCGGTGCTCACCCAGTCGGTCAAGAACAACACCCAGGTCCTCATCAACTGCCGCAACAACAAGAAACTCCTGGGGCGCGTCAAGGCCTTCGACAGGTCcgtgtccccaaagtgtccccccTGGGGTCCTGTGGGGTGCGCCTGGGGGCTCCCCGCTCTTCTTTATCCTCGGGGTTTACACCAGGGACCGTCCTGGGTCACCCCATGGTCCCCCCGCTGAGTCCTGTCCTGGTCCCCTGATCCCGCGTGTTCCCCTCCAGGGTCCCCACTGTCCCTTtgagtgtgtgtccccccccccaggctccccaaaTTCCCTGGAGGTCCTGCTGGGGTCCCCCCACGTACCTTCAGTGCTGCTGGCGTTCCCCAAAAATCTTTCTGAGGTCCCCCTGGTCCTgcttgacacccccccccccaggttttcccccagcccctccgtgTCCCCTCAGGGGAGGCACAACCCCCTTTCCCAACCTCCGGGGTGCCACCCCcccttaaaatttttttttttttcaccccctccccttcctccccctcagACACTGCAACATGGTTCTGGAGAACGTGAAGGAGATGTGGACGGAGGTGCCCAAGAgcgggaaggggaagaaaaaatccaaacccgTCAACAAGGACCGTTACATCTCCAAGATGTTCCTGCGCGGAGACTCCGTCATCGTCGTCCTGCGCAACCCCCTCATCGCCGGGAAGTAGAGAGACCCCCCCGCGTCCCTCACGaccaccccgacaccccccccgtAACGTTGGGGGCCCCCCGACAACCCCCCCGTAACTTTGGGGTCCCCCCTGAcaccctgtgcccccctccctggGCTCACACACGGGGGCTCCTTCCCTGGCCGGAGGGGGGTTGTGTTTGGGGGGTGTCAGAATTGGGGGGGTGCcatgtgtgccccccccccaggcataaaaattacttttttatttttccttttttcttttttctgtctgagTTTAAGGGTGACTCGTTCACCACCGTCCAAATTAATTAACATCCCTTTAATAAAGTAAACGACCCGATTCGACGCTCCTGCTCGTTCCCCTGGGGGGGTGTCTCAttcctgggaggggggggggcagtctGGAGCCCCCTCAACTGCTCAGGGCTGAGAGACCAAACCACTGGATGAGAATAATTTGTTAATGCAGATACAAGAGCTCATTAAGATCTTAATTAAGAAGAGTTGAAGAGTTCATCCCCCTCCTAACGCCCCCCCCCGGGGTCAATTAACCCCCCCCAGGGGGCTCCCAGCCCCCTTTGGCCCCGGTACAGGGGAGGGGCCAGCGCTGGCCCCGCCCTCGATGTAACCCCACCCCTCCGGGCATCCTTCTGCGAGGCCCCGCCCATCCACCTCGACTTCGTGCAgaccacgccccccccccccccccccccgtggaaAAACTCATCCAACCAAAGGAGCCGTTTGGCGCGGGATCCGCCCACTGACTGCAGGCCACGCCCTGTTGGCAGTCAAGGGGTGGAGTTTGTTGTCTGGCTACGCCCACCCCCCGGGATAAGCTCCGCCctcccaggccccgcccctcaaTCTGCGGCTTCcccagggggacatggggacctggggggggggacatggggacgggggggggggggaatggggatggggggggaaatggggaccctgggggggatgtggggacccGGGGATGGGAATGGGGACATGGAGACCCCCCTGGGGCTGCAACAAAACCCCTCCTGTGTCTCTGTGCCCCCCcttgtccctctgtgtccccccccccccatgtccccaaccgATCCGACACCTTCATCGGAGCCTTTtattgggggggggaggagggaagagtcggaggggcggggggggtgtcagggcccCCCCCTCAATTCTTCTTGGGCCTCGAGGCCTGAGCCAGCGCCCACACCGAGTAGCAGGTacctgtggggatggggggggggtcaggaacccccctggccccccccaaAGTGACCCAGGCATGTGTCTCCCCCCCCGGGGTGGACattccaacccccccccccggggttaAAAATAGATCCCTGGCGTCCTGCCCACCCCCCGCCTTGCTGATCCACGTGTCCTGCCCCCCCCAGAGTGTCTCTGCGTGCCCCCCGGGGTGTCTCTGTCCCCCCCCGGgttttgtgtgtccccccccggccgTACCCACGGAGCAGATGAGGGTGGTGAGGgcgtagagagccgagtccaagGCCCCCCCCTTGAGATGAACCGGGAGCCCGTTGTcctcctgggggggggacacacataaaaagaaaaggacatCAGGGGgttgcgcccccccccccccccccccccgatttaaAGGACCCAGACCCCccctgtcccgtccccccccctcacctggAAGAGCTTCTGGTGCTCTCGGACGCGGTtgtggaggtgccgggggggggcggtgggacCCAGCGATCGCAGCAGCCCCAGAGGGGcggccttggggggggggggggtggtgaggggagaggggggggcaaatccccccccccgccccagtccCATAATCCTGGAgtcacaaccccccccccccaaatcccccctttTTTAGGGAGCCCCCAAAACCCTCCCTATAACgcccccccccatggcccccccgaGACCCTTCCCatgacccccaccccccccggcccccccgagACCCTTCCCAtgaccccaaaccccctcccagggacaccccaccccccctcagttgccccccccaaccccctccgCACACCCCTCTCCCAACAAGTGCCTCCCCCCGATGTGGCCCCCCCCCCGCGGTACCCGCAGGACCCTCATGCTCGGCCCGATCGTCCTCTGCCACCGCAAAGGGCAccgagggggggggccggggggggggcggtgccaTCCAGCCTGTGCTGTCACGTGTGTCAGGGTGTCAcctccccgtgtgtccccccaaCGGCCCCCTCCTGtgtccctgtgacccccccatggccttgggacccccccccccagtcctgtGGCACCTGCCATGGCTTTGTgaccccccccccatgtccccataaCCCTGTGACCCCCCCTCAAGTCCTTGGGACCCCCCCTCAGTCCTGtgaccccccccatgtccccataaCCCAGTGACCCCCCCCTCCGTGTCCTTGGGACCCCCCCTCAGTCCTGTGACCCCCCCCCACATCCCTGTGACCCCCCTCATgtccttggggacccccccatgTGCCCGCCCCCCCCTATGTccctgtgacacccccccccagtgtcccaaAAGGGCAATTAGGGGGTTTtaaggactggggggggggggcattaaGGGCTttggggggggcaatgggggcttgggggggggtgtcccttgtgtcgtgtgccccccccagcagcagcacagggctcttGGCAAAGGGCTTTATTGAGGCAcgaccccccccaccctccccaccccgatcccccccccccccccccaaaagacaccaaataaatatacaataaaaagcaaaaccgGCGTTAAAAAGGGcgattttggggagggggggggcagagacAGCAtcgagggggggccggggggggccccggaCTATCACACAGTGATAAGGCGGCGGTGACGAGCCCCCGGGGGGGGCgataggggttggggggggggcgtcACGGCTGTACAAATATACAaagggggggggttgggggggccccagCTTGGGGtagtgttggggggggggtgtagtGCCCCTGGGGGGGGAGTGTAGAACCCCCCAGGGGTAAAATGGAGCCCATTGGGGTCTAAAAGGTCCATAATTACCCCGGGGGGGGAGGAATAAGGCCCATAATTGCCCCCCCGGGGGGTGTAGtgcccccccttcctccccctgcaGGGTGAATCCCATAGGTGCCCCCCCAGGGGGTAGATTCAGCCCGTAATTGCCCCCAGatccggcgggggggggggtacagAGCCCTTAATTACCCCTGGGGGTATGgagagggccccc
Proteins encoded:
- the SNRPD2 gene encoding small nuclear ribonucleoprotein Sm D2; amino-acid sequence: MSLLNKPKSEMTPEELQKREEEEFNTGPLSVLTQSVKNNTQVLINCRNNKKLLGRVKAFDRHCNMVLENVKEMWTEVPKSGKGKKKSKPVNKDRYISKMFLRGDSVIVVLRNPLIAGK
- the COX7A1 gene encoding cytochrome c oxidase subunit 7A1, mitochondrial; this encodes MRVLRAAPLGLLRSLGPTAPPRHLHNRVREHQKLFQEDNGLPVHLKGGALDSALYALTTLICSVGTCYSVWALAQASRPKKN